The Yoonia sp. SS1-5 genome contains a region encoding:
- a CDS encoding complex I NDUFA9 subunit family protein, whose amino-acid sequence MSKLVTIFGGSGFVGRYIARRMAKEGWRVRVAVRNTNEAMFVRPYGVVGQVEPVFCNIRDDASVAAATNGADAVVNCVGVLAETGKNTFTAVQADGASRIARIAAAEGVARMVHISAIGADADADSEYAKTKAAGEAGVLEHMPNAVILRPSIIFGPEDDFFNRFAGMTRLGPVLPVVGADTRFQPVYVDDVAAAAELAVTGAAEPGVYELGGPDTHTFRELMQKMLQVVRRRRLIINIPFWVARVMAAVFWFGQAVSLGIVKSPITKDQVLNLAHDNVVADGAKGLADLDIKPTALDAVLPDYLWRFRPSGQYDAIKESAKNLKT is encoded by the coding sequence ATGTCCAAGCTTGTCACCATTTTCGGCGGATCCGGTTTCGTCGGGCGCTACATTGCCCGCCGCATGGCCAAAGAGGGCTGGCGTGTGCGCGTTGCCGTGCGCAATACCAACGAGGCGATGTTTGTCCGCCCCTACGGCGTCGTCGGTCAGGTTGAACCTGTCTTTTGCAACATTCGTGATGATGCAAGCGTGGCTGCCGCGACCAATGGTGCGGACGCTGTTGTGAACTGCGTTGGTGTTCTGGCCGAGACTGGCAAAAACACATTCACCGCAGTTCAGGCCGACGGCGCATCGCGGATTGCCCGGATCGCCGCCGCTGAAGGGGTGGCACGTATGGTGCATATCTCGGCGATCGGGGCCGATGCGGATGCCGATAGCGAATATGCCAAGACCAAAGCGGCCGGTGAGGCGGGCGTTCTCGAACACATGCCAAACGCGGTGATCTTGCGGCCTTCGATCATCTTCGGCCCAGAAGATGATTTCTTTAATCGCTTTGCTGGGATGACCCGCCTTGGGCCTGTCTTGCCCGTTGTTGGCGCCGATACCCGGTTTCAGCCCGTCTATGTAGATGATGTTGCGGCAGCAGCAGAATTGGCCGTCACCGGCGCCGCCGAACCGGGCGTCTACGAGCTTGGCGGCCCTGACACGCATACATTTCGCGAGCTGATGCAGAAAATGCTGCAGGTCGTGCGGCGTCGCCGTCTGATCATCAATATCCCATTCTGGGTCGCGCGGGTCATGGCTGCGGTGTTTTGGTTTGGACAGGCTGTTTCGCTTGGGATCGTGAAAAGCCCGATCACCAAGGATCAGGTGCTGAACCTTGCGCATGACAATGTCGTGGCCGACGGCGCAAAGGGGCTTGCCGATCTTGATATCAAGCCAACGGCGCTGGATGCAGTGCTGCCAGACTATCTGTGGCGGTTCCGCCCATCGGGCCAATATGACGCGATCAAGGAATCAGCCAAAAATCTGAAAACCTGA
- a CDS encoding undecaprenyl-diphosphate phosphatase — translation MTTFNLLLIALIQGITEFLPVSSSGHLILLPSLTGLEDQGQVIDVAAHVGTLLAVILYFWADVRMAFFGSLRLIRGKVDTQGAFLALCLVVATIPVILFGLFLKLTGLSDAMRGIAVIGWAMIIFGVVLYWADQTGPLTKTAEKWSLKDAVHMGLWQALALIPGTSRSGITITAGRMLGYTRTDAARLSMLMSIPTIIASAAILSLDVVGTADAGALRDIGIVATMSFAAALLALTLMMRLLKAVSYTPYVIYRIALGLVLLWIAYT, via the coding sequence ATGACCACGTTCAACCTACTCCTGATTGCACTGATCCAGGGAATTACCGAATTTCTACCCGTGTCCTCATCTGGGCATCTTATTCTTCTGCCCTCGTTGACGGGGCTGGAGGATCAGGGTCAGGTCATCGACGTTGCTGCCCATGTTGGCACGCTACTTGCGGTGATCCTGTATTTCTGGGCCGATGTGCGTATGGCGTTTTTCGGATCGCTCCGGCTGATCCGGGGGAAGGTTGACACCCAGGGCGCGTTTTTGGCGCTTTGCCTTGTCGTTGCCACCATCCCCGTGATTCTGTTCGGCCTGTTCCTGAAACTGACAGGTTTGTCGGACGCGATGCGAGGCATTGCGGTGATCGGCTGGGCGATGATTATCTTTGGTGTCGTCCTGTATTGGGCCGACCAGACAGGACCGCTGACAAAAACAGCCGAAAAATGGTCGCTCAAAGACGCGGTACATATGGGCCTGTGGCAAGCATTGGCGTTGATCCCTGGAACCTCGCGATCTGGGATCACAATCACGGCAGGCCGGATGCTTGGCTATACCCGGACCGATGCGGCCCGGCTTTCAATGCTGATGTCGATCCCGACCATCATCGCCTCGGCTGCGATCCTCAGCCTTGATGTGGTGGGAACGGCCGATGCCGGGGCGCTGCGGGATATCGGAATTGTTGCGACAATGTCCTTTGCCGCCGCACTTCTGGCGCTGACATTGATGATGCGACTGCTCAAGGCGGTCAGCTACACACCATATGTGATCTACCGGATCGCGCTGGGGCTGGTCCTGCTATGGATCGCCTATACCTGA
- a CDS encoding NAD(P)-dependent oxidoreductase translates to MAGQKMLKFTAVARDMPEKRPPDLRREDFGEIYADYAREKAAEQASRCSQCGVPYCQTHCPLHNNIPDWLRLTAEGRLREAYEISQATNTFPEICGRICPQDRLCEGNCVIEQSGHGTVTIGSVEKYITDTAFAEGWVKPIQPYAERGESVGIIGAGPGGLAAADMLRREGVQVTVYDRYDRGGGLLTYGIPGFKLEKDTVMQRMAQLEEGGVQFVMNCNVGDDLSFDAIRGKHDAVLIATGVYKTRDLPDSGAEGIVNAIDYLTASNRKSFGDDVPEFESGELNAVGKRVVVIGGGDTAMDCVRTAVRQGAESVKCLYRRDRANMPGSQREVQNAEEEGVEFVWLSAPNGFEGDAVTGVKVQKMRLGAPDATGRQAPELIKGADYVEPADLVIKALGFEPEDLPKLWGVDGLEVTRWGTVKADFGTGATSLDGVFAAGDIVRGASLVVWAIRDGRDAATAILDYLGQTATVAAE, encoded by the coding sequence ATGGCTGGCCAAAAGATGCTGAAGTTCACTGCTGTTGCCCGCGACATGCCAGAAAAGCGCCCGCCGGATTTGCGGCGTGAGGATTTTGGCGAAATCTATGCCGACTACGCGCGTGAGAAGGCCGCCGAGCAGGCCAGCCGTTGTTCGCAATGCGGTGTTCCCTATTGCCAGACCCATTGCCCGCTGCACAACAATATCCCTGACTGGCTGCGGCTGACTGCAGAGGGTCGGCTGCGCGAGGCCTATGAAATCAGCCAGGCCACGAACACTTTTCCCGAAATCTGTGGCCGGATTTGTCCGCAGGATCGTTTGTGCGAAGGCAATTGCGTGATCGAACAATCCGGGCATGGCACCGTGACCATCGGCTCGGTCGAGAAATACATCACCGACACCGCCTTTGCCGAAGGATGGGTCAAGCCGATCCAACCTTATGCGGAACGCGGCGAAAGTGTCGGCATCATCGGGGCGGGACCCGGCGGGCTGGCTGCGGCTGATATGCTGCGCCGCGAAGGGGTGCAGGTGACCGTCTATGATCGTTATGACCGTGGCGGCGGGTTGCTGACCTACGGGATCCCCGGCTTCAAGTTGGAAAAGGACACAGTCATGCAGCGCATGGCGCAGCTTGAGGAGGGCGGCGTTCAGTTCGTGATGAACTGCAATGTGGGCGACGACCTGTCGTTTGATGCCATCCGGGGCAAGCATGACGCTGTGCTGATCGCGACAGGGGTCTACAAAACGCGCGATCTGCCCGACTCTGGTGCAGAAGGCATCGTGAATGCCATCGACTACCTGACCGCCAGCAACCGCAAGAGTTTCGGTGACGATGTGCCGGAATTCGAAAGCGGCGAACTGAATGCCGTGGGCAAGCGCGTGGTCGTGATTGGTGGCGGTGACACAGCCATGGATTGCGTTCGCACAGCTGTCCGCCAAGGCGCGGAAAGCGTCAAATGCCTGTACCGGCGCGACCGGGCGAACATGCCCGGATCGCAGCGCGAGGTGCAGAATGCCGAAGAAGAAGGCGTTGAATTCGTATGGTTGTCCGCGCCCAACGGGTTCGAGGGTGATGCGGTCACCGGCGTCAAGGTTCAGAAGATGCGCCTTGGTGCGCCCGATGCGACGGGTCGGCAGGCGCCAGAGCTGATCAAGGGCGCTGACTATGTCGAGCCCGCAGATCTGGTCATCAAGGCGCTGGGTTTCGAACCCGAGGATCTGCCCAAACTTTGGGGCGTTGACGGGTTGGAAGTAACCCGTTGGGGGACCGTAAAGGCGGATTTTGGCACTGGTGCCACCAGTCTTGATGGTGTGTTCGCAGCCGGCGACATTGTGCGCGGTGCATCGCTGGTTGTCTGGGCCATCCGCGACGGGCGGGATGCGGCAACCGCGATTCTGGACTATCTTGGCCAAACCGCCACGGTCGCCGCTGAATAG
- a CDS encoding GFA family protein — MCGAVSVTVKTPGEQLHACHCDQCRNWTGSMLLSVSAPVDQVDLTGPVKTFRSSDWAERGWCDRCGTSLFYRTTDPEQAYYGLATGLFPNAGDLPLKLEYFIDNKPDGYAFSGDHQRMTKAETLAKFAPDEGDTQ; from the coding sequence ATGTGTGGCGCGGTTTCTGTAACGGTCAAAACCCCAGGCGAACAGCTGCATGCGTGCCATTGCGATCAATGCCGGAATTGGACAGGCAGCATGCTGTTATCGGTATCCGCGCCGGTTGATCAGGTCGACCTTACCGGGCCGGTCAAGACGTTTCGGTCCTCGGACTGGGCCGAACGCGGCTGGTGCGATCGTTGCGGCACCAGCCTGTTTTATCGCACCACCGACCCGGAACAGGCCTATTACGGTCTAGCCACCGGCCTTTTTCCGAATGCGGGCGATCTGCCCCTGAAACTTGAATATTTCATCGACAACAAGCCGGACGGCTATGCGTTTTCCGGCGATCATCAGCGGATGACGAAGGCAGAGACGCTTGCCAAGTTCGCGCCCGACGAAGGAGACACCCAATGA
- the gltB gene encoding glutamate synthase large subunit, which produces MTNYDESWVAAEEAKRQWMSDNGLYRDTDEHASCGVGLVVAIDGAPSRGVVEKGINALKAVWHRGAVDADGKTGDGAGIHVQIPVPFFYDQVRRTGHEPNDNRLIAVGQVFLPRTDFGAQERCRTIVESEVLRMGHYIYGWRHVPVNNDVLGEKANATRPEIEQILIRCEKDIDEEAFERELYIIRRRIEKAAAAAQIGGLYICSLSCRSVIYKGMMLAEQVAEFYPDLMDARFESAFAIYHQRYSTNTFPQWSLAQPFRMLAHNGEINTLKGNVNWMKSHEIRMASGAFGEKAEDIKPIIPSGASDSAALDSVFEVLVRAGRNAPMAKTMLVPEAWSQQAVEMPQAWQDMYGYCNAVMEPWDGPAALAMTDGRWVCGGLDRNGLRPLRYVVTGDGLLVAGSEVGMVPVDEATVVEKGALGPGQMIAVDMQEGKLFHDKALKDKLAAAQPFSEWVGKVVNLNEQLIDIPETAMFEGEELRKRQVAAGYSIEDLEQVLAPMAEDGKEMIASMGDDTPSAVLSSTYRPLSHFFRQNFSQVTNPPIDSLRESRVMSLKTRFGNLKNVLDEDSSQTEILVLESPFVGNAEFDEMVRVFGESVAIIDCTFAPGPGALRDGLHRIRSEAEDAVRSGAGHIVLTDENQSQTKVAMPMILATSAVHSGLTAQGLRTFCSVNVRAAECIDPHYFAVLIGCGATTVNAYLAQDTVADRVRRGLIEGTLTDAMRRYRSAVNAGLLKIMSKMGISVLSSYRGGLNFEAVGLSRAMVAEYFPGMHSRISGIGTNGIQTKVEEVHARGWKSSTDILPIGGFYKARRSGEKHAWEAQTMHMLQAACNNASYALWQQYSKSMQSNPPIHLRDLLAIKPLGTAVPIEEVESITAIRKRFVTPGMSLGALSPEAHKTLNVAMNRIGAKSDSGEGGEDPAHFHPEPNGDNPSAKIKQVASGRFGVTAEYLNACEELEIKVAQGAKPGEGGQLPGMKVTDLIARLRHSTKGVTLISPPPHHDIYSIEDLAQLIYDLKQINPRCKVTVKLVASSGVGTIAAGVAKAKADVILISGHNGGTGASPGTSIKYAGLPWEMGLTEAHQVLAMNNLRERITLRTDGGLRTGRDIVMAAMLGAEEYGIGTAALIAMGCIMVRQCQSNTCPVGVCTQDEALRDKFTGSADKVVNLITFYATEVREILASIGARSLDDVIGRADLLTQVSRGSAHLDDLDLNPMLITVDGAHKISYDRNRDRNAVDDTLDAQIVKDAARFLNEGEKMQLDYAVQNTLRTIGTRTSSHIVAAHGMRNNLQPDHLTVKLRGSAGQSLGAFAVPGLKLEVSGDANDYVGKGLSGGTIVVRPPMVSPLKASDNTIIGNTVLYGATDGFLFAAGRAGERFAVRNSGAHVVIEGCGTNGCEYMTGGVAVILGSIGANFGAGMTGGMAYLYDPDNAAAPLINMETLVTCPVTVDHWMTQLKALVERHLEETGSVKAADILQHWDIEKHNFVQICPKEMLVHLPHPLSIAEAAIPAE; this is translated from the coding sequence ATGACCAATTATGACGAATCCTGGGTTGCCGCAGAAGAGGCAAAGCGGCAGTGGATGTCCGACAATGGGCTGTATCGCGACACGGATGAACATGCATCATGCGGCGTTGGTCTGGTGGTGGCGATTGATGGCGCCCCTTCGCGCGGCGTGGTGGAAAAGGGGATCAACGCGTTGAAGGCCGTCTGGCACCGCGGCGCGGTTGATGCCGATGGCAAAACGGGGGATGGCGCGGGTATCCATGTGCAAATCCCGGTGCCGTTCTTCTATGATCAGGTGCGCCGGACCGGCCATGAACCCAATGACAACAGATTGATTGCCGTCGGGCAGGTTTTCCTGCCCCGCACCGATTTTGGCGCGCAGGAACGCTGCCGGACAATTGTTGAATCCGAAGTGCTGCGCATGGGCCATTATATCTATGGATGGCGTCATGTGCCGGTGAACAACGATGTGCTGGGCGAAAAGGCGAATGCAACCCGCCCCGAAATCGAACAGATTCTCATTCGTTGCGAAAAAGACATCGACGAAGAAGCATTCGAGCGCGAACTCTACATCATCCGTCGTCGGATCGAGAAGGCCGCCGCCGCGGCACAAATCGGGGGCCTCTACATCTGTTCGCTGTCATGCCGTTCGGTGATCTACAAGGGCATGATGCTGGCCGAGCAGGTGGCGGAATTCTACCCCGACCTGATGGATGCCCGCTTTGAAAGCGCCTTTGCGATCTATCACCAGCGTTATTCAACGAACACATTCCCGCAATGGTCGCTTGCCCAGCCATTCCGCATGTTGGCCCATAACGGCGAGATCAACACGCTGAAGGGCAATGTGAACTGGATGAAAAGCCACGAAATCCGGATGGCATCCGGTGCTTTTGGCGAAAAGGCCGAGGATATCAAACCGATTATCCCATCGGGCGCGTCCGATTCTGCCGCGCTGGATTCCGTGTTTGAAGTTCTTGTGCGCGCCGGTCGTAACGCCCCAATGGCCAAAACGATGCTGGTGCCCGAGGCATGGTCCCAGCAGGCTGTCGAGATGCCGCAGGCCTGGCAGGATATGTACGGTTATTGCAACGCGGTGATGGAACCATGGGATGGGCCCGCCGCCCTTGCGATGACAGATGGGCGCTGGGTTTGCGGTGGTCTGGATCGTAACGGCCTGCGTCCGCTGCGATATGTGGTCACGGGCGACGGCCTGCTGGTTGCCGGATCCGAGGTTGGCATGGTGCCAGTTGACGAAGCGACCGTTGTCGAAAAGGGCGCCCTTGGCCCCGGGCAGATGATTGCCGTGGACATGCAAGAGGGCAAGCTGTTCCATGACAAGGCGCTGAAAGACAAGCTGGCCGCAGCGCAACCCTTTAGCGAATGGGTGGGCAAGGTCGTCAATCTGAATGAACAGCTGATCGACATTCCCGAAACCGCGATGTTCGAGGGCGAAGAGCTGCGCAAGCGTCAGGTCGCGGCGGGCTATTCCATCGAAGATCTGGAACAGGTTCTGGCCCCCATGGCCGAAGACGGCAAAGAGATGATCGCCTCGATGGGCGACGATACGCCCTCTGCGGTGTTGTCATCGACCTACCGACCCTTGTCGCATTTCTTCCGGCAAAACTTCAGCCAGGTCACAAATCCGCCCATCGACAGCTTGCGCGAAAGCCGTGTGATGTCGCTTAAGACCCGGTTCGGAAACCTTAAGAATGTGCTGGACGAGGATTCCTCGCAAACCGAGATTCTGGTGCTGGAAAGCCCGTTTGTCGGGAATGCGGAATTTGACGAAATGGTCCGCGTCTTTGGCGAAAGCGTCGCGATCATTGATTGCACCTTTGCACCGGGGCCCGGCGCACTGCGTGATGGTCTGCATCGTATCCGGTCCGAGGCCGAGGACGCCGTGCGCTCGGGTGCCGGTCACATCGTGCTGACGGATGAAAACCAATCGCAGACCAAGGTCGCGATGCCGATGATCCTTGCGACATCTGCGGTGCATTCGGGGCTAACGGCGCAGGGGCTGCGCACCTTCTGTTCGGTCAATGTGCGGGCCGCGGAATGCATTGACCCGCACTACTTTGCCGTCCTGATCGGCTGTGGTGCGACCACGGTCAACGCCTATCTGGCGCAGGATACAGTGGCTGACCGGGTCCGGCGCGGCCTGATCGAAGGTACGCTGACAGACGCCATGCGCCGCTATCGGAGCGCGGTAAATGCGGGTCTTCTCAAAATCATGTCCAAGATGGGGATTTCGGTTCTGTCATCCTATCGGGGTGGTCTGAATTTCGAGGCCGTGGGCCTGAGCCGCGCGATGGTTGCCGAATATTTCCCCGGTATGCATTCACGCATTTCGGGTATCGGGACGAACGGTATTCAGACCAAGGTCGAGGAAGTCCACGCGCGCGGCTGGAAATCCAGCACGGATATCCTGCCGATTGGCGGCTTTTACAAGGCGCGCCGCTCGGGCGAGAAACACGCTTGGGAAGCACAGACCATGCATATGTTGCAGGCGGCTTGTAACAATGCCTCTTACGCATTGTGGCAGCAATATTCCAAGTCGATGCAATCGAACCCGCCGATCCATTTGCGCGATCTGCTGGCGATCAAGCCGCTTGGCACAGCCGTTCCCATCGAAGAGGTCGAAAGCATCACCGCCATTCGCAAACGGTTTGTCACGCCAGGGATGTCGCTGGGTGCGCTGTCACCCGAGGCGCACAAGACGCTTAACGTCGCGATGAACCGCATCGGTGCCAAATCCGACAGCGGCGAGGGCGGCGAGGATCCCGCACATTTCCACCCCGAGCCCAACGGCGACAACCCGTCTGCAAAGATCAAGCAGGTGGCGTCGGGCCGCTTTGGTGTGACGGCGGAATATCTGAACGCCTGTGAAGAACTTGAAATCAAGGTGGCGCAAGGGGCCAAGCCCGGCGAGGGTGGGCAACTGCCCGGCATGAAGGTCACGGACCTGATCGCCCGTTTGCGGCATTCCACAAAGGGCGTGACCCTGATTTCGCCGCCGCCGCACCATGATATCTATTCTATCGAAGATCTCGCGCAGCTGATCTATGACCTCAAACAGATCAATCCGCGCTGTAAGGTGACGGTCAAGCTGGTTGCCAGTTCAGGTGTTGGAACGATCGCTGCAGGCGTCGCAAAGGCCAAAGCGGATGTTATTTTGATCTCGGGTCACAATGGCGGCACCGGTGCGTCGCCGGGCACCTCAATCAAATATGCCGGTCTTCCGTGGGAAATGGGCCTGACAGAGGCGCATCAGGTTCTGGCCATGAACAACCTGCGCGAACGCATCACCTTGCGGACGGATGGCGGCCTGCGCACAGGGCGTGACATTGTCATGGCCGCGATGTTGGGCGCCGAAGAATACGGCATCGGCACCGCTGCACTGATCGCGATGGGCTGCATCATGGTCCGCCAATGCCAGTCCAACACCTGCCCTGTGGGTGTCTGTACGCAAGACGAGGCGTTGCGCGACAAGTTCACCGGATCAGCCGATAAGGTCGTGAACCTGATCACGTTCTACGCCACAGAGGTGCGCGAGATCCTTGCATCAATCGGCGCCCGGTCCCTTGATGATGTCATCGGCCGGGCTGATCTGCTGACGCAGGTCAGTCGCGGGTCGGCGCATCTGGATGATCTCGATCTCAACCCGATGCTGATCACCGTCGATGGGGCGCATAAGATCAGCTATGACCGCAACCGCGACCGCAACGCGGTTGATGACACGCTGGATGCGCAGATCGTCAAGGATGCGGCACGCTTCCTCAACGAAGGCGAAAAGATGCAGCTGGACTATGCGGTGCAGAACACCTTGCGCACGATTGGCACAAGGACATCGTCGCATATTGTTGCAGCGCATGGCATGCGCAATAATCTTCAGCCGGACCATTTGACGGTGAAGTTGCGGGGCTCTGCGGGTCAATCGCTGGGGGCCTTTGCGGTGCCTGGCCTCAAGCTTGAGGTATCGGGCGACGCCAATGACTATGTCGGCAAGGGTCTGTCCGGCGGCACAATCGTTGTGCGCCCGCCAATGGTCAGCCCCCTGAAAGCCTCGGACAATACGATCATTGGTAATACCGTGCTTTACGGCGCAACCGACGGGTTCCTGTTTGCAGCTGGCCGGGCCGGCGAACGGTTTGCGGTACGTAATTCCGGCGCGCATGTGGTGATCGAAGGTTGCGGCACAAATGGGTGCGAATACATGACTGGCGGGGTTGCAGTCATCCTTGGGTCAATCGGCGCCAATTTCGGGGCCGGGATGACCGGCGGAATGGCTTATCTTTACGATCCCGACAATGCGGCCGCACCGTTGATCAATATGGAAACGCTTGTGACCTGTCCTGTCACCGTCGATCACTGGATGACCCAGCTGAAAGCGCTGGTAGAGCGTCATCTGGAAGAGACGGGCAGTGTCAAAGCGGCAGACATCCTGCAACATTGGGACATCGAAAAGCACAACTTCGTCCAGATTTGCCCAAAGGAGATGCTGGTGCATCTGCCACACCCGCTGAGCATCGCGGAAGCCGCGATTCCAGCGGAATGA
- the mtgA gene encoding monofunctional biosynthetic peptidoglycan transglycosylase, with protein MAERKTTKKKPAKKPAAKTRSTKTKQPGPVVRLWAFVMRWVWRGAFAVLGFVLLATLLFALINPPTTPYMFAEARRLGPVKHDWVPMEQIAPVMARSAVAAEDANFCLHWGLDVKAIRAAVDRGRGGASTISQQVIKNVYLWHGRSWTRKAVEALWTPLAEAVWTKRRILELYLNVAEFDEGVFGVQAAARHYFGVDASDLSALQAARLAAILPAPKTRSASNPSPFTRNRTRQIISGAATIKADGRADCFES; from the coding sequence ATGGCAGAGCGTAAGACGACCAAAAAGAAACCGGCCAAAAAACCGGCCGCCAAGACACGCAGCACAAAGACCAAACAGCCCGGGCCGGTTGTCCGGCTATGGGCATTTGTCATGCGATGGGTCTGGCGTGGCGCATTTGCAGTGCTGGGGTTTGTGCTGTTGGCCACGTTGCTCTTTGCGCTGATCAACCCGCCTACAACGCCCTATATGTTCGCCGAAGCGCGCCGCCTTGGCCCGGTCAAGCATGACTGGGTCCCGATGGAACAGATCGCCCCGGTCATGGCCCGATCCGCAGTGGCGGCCGAAGACGCCAATTTCTGCCTGCATTGGGGCCTTGACGTAAAGGCCATCCGCGCCGCCGTGGACCGCGGGCGCGGTGGCGCATCGACCATTTCACAGCAGGTGATCAAGAACGTCTACCTGTGGCATGGGCGCAGTTGGACCCGCAAGGCGGTCGAGGCCCTCTGGACCCCGCTGGCCGAGGCGGTTTGGACCAAGCGGCGGATCCTTGAGCTATATCTGAACGTCGCTGAATTCGACGAAGGCGTGTTTGGGGTGCAGGCGGCCGCCCGGCACTATTTCGGCGTCGATGCATCCGATCTTAGCGCATTGCAGGCCGCCCGCCTTGCGGCCATCCTGCCTGCCCCCAAGACCCGATCCGCATCAAACCCGTCGCCATTCACCCGCAACCGTACCCGGCAGATCATCAGCGGTGCGGCAACAATCAAGGCGGATGGTCGCGCGGATTGTTTTGAAAGCTGA
- a CDS encoding glutathione S-transferase family protein: MNTLYHYPLSPFSRKVRLSLGEKKIEVGLVEERYWEQDPDFLRRNPAAKVPVLKMGGRTMADSTAICEYLEEAHPVPALLPKDAVARYEARRLVGWFDDKFYHEVTVKLTGERVYRKVMGTGYPDSTNVKAGAKAIKYHLDYMAFLLEERRWLAGNEMTLADFSAAAQLSCLDYTSDVDWNRHEVVKDWYAKIKSRPAFRSLLADEVPGFQPSAQYADLDF; the protein is encoded by the coding sequence ATGAACACCCTTTATCATTACCCACTGTCCCCATTCTCGCGCAAAGTTCGCCTGTCGCTTGGCGAAAAGAAAATCGAAGTGGGCTTGGTTGAGGAACGATACTGGGAACAGGACCCGGATTTCCTGCGTCGAAATCCTGCGGCCAAGGTCCCGGTGCTGAAAATGGGTGGCCGTACGATGGCCGACAGTACCGCGATTTGCGAATATCTCGAAGAGGCACACCCGGTTCCCGCCTTGCTGCCAAAGGATGCCGTCGCCCGGTACGAGGCCCGGCGTTTGGTGGGTTGGTTTGACGACAAGTTTTATCACGAAGTCACCGTCAAGCTGACCGGTGAGCGGGTCTACCGCAAGGTGATGGGGACCGGATATCCCGACAGCACCAACGTCAAGGCGGGGGCCAAGGCGATCAAATATCACCTGGATTACATGGCTTTTCTGCTAGAGGAACGCCGCTGGCTGGCCGGGAACGAGATGACACTGGCAGACTTTTCGGCAGCCGCCCAGCTGTCATGTCTTGATTATACAAGCGACGTTGACTGGAACCGGCATGAGGTGGTCAAGGATTGGTACGCCAAGATCAAATCCCGCCCCGCCTTCCGGTCGCTGCTGGCGGACGAGGTGCCGGGGTTCCAGCCGTCGGCCCAATATGCCGATCTTGATTTCTGA
- the queG gene encoding tRNA epoxyqueuosine(34) reductase QueG, with product MSLKADLTAFATEAGFAKVGICRPDAVPEIAERLATFVDQGMHGQMGWMAERMHWRGAPDALWPAAQSVIMLAEPYTPDHDPLDVLNQPDRAAISVYAQGRDYHDVVKKRLKKVGRWLIAQVPDAEIKVFVDTAPVMEKPLAQAAGLGWQGKHTNLLGRDLGSWFFLGAIFTTVALDPDTAEVTHCGNCTACLDICPTDAFPAPYRLDARRCISYLTIEHKGPVDPDLRGLMGNRIYGCDDCLAVCPWNKFAADARDVRYAARDDLRAPPLADLVGLDDAQFRDRFSGSPIKRIGRNRFVRNVLYAIGNSADDRFLPLVSPLLEDDDAAVADAASWAILRLKEDYSCSD from the coding sequence ATGAGCCTGAAGGCTGATCTGACGGCCTTCGCAACCGAGGCGGGTTTTGCCAAGGTAGGCATCTGTCGTCCGGATGCAGTGCCAGAGATTGCCGAAAGACTGGCAACCTTTGTTGATCAGGGCATGCATGGGCAGATGGGCTGGATGGCAGAGCGAATGCATTGGCGCGGCGCCCCGGATGCGCTGTGGCCAGCGGCCCAATCAGTGATCATGCTGGCCGAACCTTATACCCCCGATCATGATCCGCTGGACGTGCTGAACCAGCCTGATCGCGCGGCGATCAGCGTTTATGCACAGGGCCGGGACTATCACGACGTGGTCAAGAAGCGCCTCAAAAAAGTCGGTCGCTGGCTGATCGCACAAGTGCCGGACGCCGAAATCAAGGTTTTCGTGGATACGGCCCCGGTGATGGAAAAGCCGCTTGCCCAAGCTGCCGGCTTGGGCTGGCAAGGCAAGCATACCAATCTGCTGGGGCGTGATCTGGGGTCATGGTTCTTTCTGGGGGCCATCTTTACAACCGTCGCGCTTGATCCTGACACGGCCGAGGTGACGCATTGCGGAAACTGCACCGCCTGTCTGGATATTTGCCCGACAGATGCGTTTCCGGCACCTTACCGACTGGACGCCCGGCGGTGCATCTCCTACCTGACGATTGAACATAAAGGGCCGGTTGATCCGGATTTGCGCGGCTTGATGGGCAACCGCATTTACGGCTGCGATGATTGTCTGGCCGTCTGTCCATGGAACAAGTTTGCGGCTGATGCACGTGACGTGCGCTACGCTGCCCGCGATGATTTGCGCGCGCCGCCACTGGCTGACCTTGTGGGGCTAGATGACGCGCAGTTCCGTGACCGGTTCTCGGGATCACCGATCAAGCGGATCGGGCGGAACAGGTTCGTGCGTAATGTGCTCTACGCCATCGGAAATTCCGCCGATGACCGGTTTCTGCCCCTGGTTTCACCATTGCTTGAAGATGATGAT